The segment AATTTCGGAACCTCGCGTCCTCATGTACGTCTCTGTACACTCCGGGCGCTCGGTCCTTATTTTCAAATCCAGATTTCGAAATCCATTGGGTATAACAATGAGGGCGCCAATTGGAACCTCTTGTTGGGTCAGGGCTTGCTCGGCTTTATCGAGCGCGATCCTCATAAAATTAGAACAGACCATGGTGGGGTAAATTTTGCATGAAAAAATGGCGGGAGTGACGGGACTCGAACCCGCGACCTCCGGCGTGACAGGCCGGCGCTCTAACCAACTGAGCTACACACCCACTAAAGGGGAAGAATTAATTCCTATTGAAAATGTAATGGATCACAACGATCCTTGTCAATAGCTATTTCCTTTTTTGCATTTTTATGGGGATTTTTGTTGGATACGAAGTTCTGCTAGGGAATCCAGGATCCCGTTTTGTGCTTGTTGAATGGGGTAATTGATGCCCAAATGGGTATATAATTTTTTTAGATTTGCGCGTGTTTGTTCTTTCTTGTGTACGCTTTCTGGTCCAGAAAACAAACCTAAGGATTCGTTTAGGCAATCGATTGCCTGGGGGTAGTTTCCTAATTCTGCGTGAAAAATTCCCAGATTTCCCCATACTTTCCCCTTTGCGTATGAGCTATCGTCAGGTAACAAAATTAATGCCTGCTCCATTGAGTTAATCGCATTTTGATGGTCCCCCAGTTTGTGGTAGGATACTCCTAGATGGCTCCAAAGATTTGCTGCGTCGGAAGGTCTGTCATGTGGTAATAAGTCTAGGGCATTCCATAGATGGCGACATGCTTCGTGATAGTTACCCAATGAGAAAGAAAATAAGCCTAATTTGCTATAAACGACCCCCCTTTCTTTGTTTAGATCTTTTATCAAAAAATAGGAAGATTCGTTTTTATTGATTAAATAAAAAGTTTTAAGCTCAGATTCGGCTTCGGTTAACAAGCAAAGGGCATGCTTTAATGAGATGATCGCCTCATAATATCGGCTTGATTTCGAATAATTATATCCCAGAAAACCAAACATACGTCCTCGTCTTATTTTTTGGGATTCAGGCAGCGCATTTAAAATTCGGAGAGTTTCGTCGATTTTCTCAGGATCTGTTGCGGTTGCCCAAAAATCAGGGGGTAACTCTTGGTTGTTTCTGAGAATCAGGAGTTTGCTCTCGAAGCTCCCTTCTTCTTTGTCTTCTGGAAGTTGATTGATTGTGGCATATCCGACTCTGGCTGCGATTAGCAAGAAGCATGCCAACTTTATTAAAAAACACATTATTATTATAGCCTATGGTATCAATTGTAAATAATTTATTCATGACTGTAATATTTTTTTTCTTAATAAAACGTTAAGATTCTATGATTTATTTTTTGTTGGGTCGGCTTGTGACGGATATGATTTCCTTGATGAATATTATTTCTCGTAAAACAGACTAAAAACAGATAAGTTAGATTCAAATGGTGGCAACAATACTTGCCAAAAAGGGTTAAAAAATGTCTTTAACAGTGTCTGAATTAAGCCAACGTTCCCTTGATATATTTCGAGAGCTTGTCGATGCCTATGTCGAGACGGGGGAACCGGTGGGTTCGCGGACTTTGTCGCGCCGTCCAAGGGTGTCTTTATCGCCGGCAACCATTCGAAATGTTATGGCTGATTTAGAGGATGCTGGTCTTTTGTACGCTCCACACACGTCTGCTGGTCGCTTGCCGACGGAGGCTGGCCTGCGCCTTTTCGTCAATGGGTTGCTGGAAATTGGGGATCTCAATCAACAAGAACGCCAACATATTGATCAGCTTTGTTTGAAAACGGGGAAAAACGTTTCCTCTGTCCTGGAGGAGATCACGGGCCTGTTGTCTGGATTGTCACAATGCGCGGGTCTGGTTATGGTGCCGAAGGCGGAATCCCCCCTAAAGCATATGGAGTTTGTTCATTTGGGCATTGGGCGTGCTTTGGTTGTTTTGATATCGCAAGATGGGGTGGTGGAGAATAGGCTGATTGATTTGCCAAAGGGGGTTACGCCCTCTGTTTTGAATGAGGCTACAAATTATTTAAGTGCGCGCTTGGCTGGATGTACGTTGGCAGAGGCCAAGATATTGATTGATGAAGAACTGAGCAAACATCAGGCTGACCTTGATGAATTAACGACCAAGGTCGTCTCGGAAGGGATAGCTGTATGGGCCGGAGGGGAGCAAGGGGGATCGCTGATCGTTAAGGGTCAATCAAATCTTTTGCAGAATGTGTCAGAAATGACAGAGCTTGAACAAATTCGGGGACTTTTTCAAACCCTAGAAACGAAAGAAACGCTTTATCAATTATTGGATGCATCCGTTCAGGCAGAGGGTGTCCAAATTTTCATTGGATCTGAAAATAATCTGTTTAAATTGTCAGGATGTTCGTTGATTATTGCGCCCTATCAGAATTCCCGTCAAAAGATCATTGGGGCCCTGGGTGTGATTGGCCCCGCACGAATGAATTACGGGAAAATTATCCCGCTTGTTGACTATACAGCAAAAATGGTGGGGCGATTAATTGGGTGAAGGGAGCTTTGCAAATGACTGGTGAATTTCCTGGATGGTCACGCCGCCTTCGTCGGCTCGCCATGACGTCATTGCGATGAGGGCGAAGCCCGAAGAAGCAATCCAGAAATCGCCTCGAACTAATGAAAATTTATTGAAAATGGTATAGGAAAAATCTTTAATGCTGATCGTATTTATAAAATCCCTCGCCAGTTTTGCGGCCTAACTTTCCCTGTTGTACGTGATCCTTGAGGAGAGGGCAGGGCGCATATTTTTTGTCGTGAAAACCGTTTTCTAGCACGTTCATGATGGCTAGGCACGTATCGAGCCCAATGAGATCAGCCAGGGCAAGCGGGCCGATGGGCCAATTGGCGCCCAGTTTCATGGCGATATCGATATCTTCGGCTGATCCGATTCCATCTGCAAGTGTGTGAATCGCCTCATTAATTGTTGGCAATAAAATACGATTAACAATAAATCCTGGTGAATCTTTGCTTTGAACAACCGTTTTTCCAAGTGTTTTTGCAAAATCCGTAATGATTTGGATCGTTTGGCTGGATGTGTCTGCCCCGCAAATAACTTCCACCAATGGAATCATGGGGACTGGATTCATAAAGTGTAGCCCGACGAATTTCTTTGGGTGTGGATATAGGTTGGAGAGGGCGGTGATAGAAAGGGATGATGTGTTGCTGGCAACGATAATATCGTCATTTGCAAAGTTTCCAATTTGCTGAAAGATATCCTGTTTGATGGAGAGGGATTCTGGGACAGCCTCAATAATAATTGAACAATGCTGCAAATCAGCGATTTTTGTGGTGAAGGCGAGGCGGCTCAGTGATGCATCCCTATGCGCGTCCGTTATTTTTTCTTTTTCCACAAATTTCAGCAAGGAAGACGAAATGCTTTTGCGAGCTTTTTCTAAGGCTCCATCCATGACGTCAAAAAGATAAACGGAATAACCAGAGGCTGCGCAGACCTGGGCAATACCTGATCCCATTTGGCCTGATCCAATGATTCCAATGGTGTGTTCGGTCTTTAGTGATTGGTTCCCGGTGTCCATAAAATATCTCCATTCGTGATTTCTTGGTTAGCGATTCGTGCCAGGACAAATAGCAGGTCTGACAGTCTATTTAGATACTGTATTATCATGGGGTTGATGGCCGTGTTCAATACTAAAACGCGACGTTCAGCGCGTCTGACAACAGTTCGGGCAACATGGAGCGCTGCAGAAGCGGACGTCCCACCGGGTAAAACGAAAGATGTTAGGGGTGGCAGGGTGGCATTTAAGCGGTCGATGATATTTTCAATATTTTTGATATGATTTTTTGTGATACGAAGGGGTGCATGGTCAAGCGAAGGGTCCTCGGGGACACACAGATCGGCGCCAACATCAAACAAGTCATTTTGGATTGTATGGATAATGTCTATTATGGGTGCCGCGCAATGAATGACAGCAAAACCGATGAAGGCGTTTGCCTCGTCCACGGTGCCGATAGCCTCGATTCGGGGGTCTGTTTTTGAAACCCTTTTCTGATTGCCGAGGGACGTTTTTCCCGTGTCGCCCCCTTTTGTATAAATACGATCTAGCGTAACCATTGAGTTTACCTTTTTGTCAGAAGAAGCGCAAAAAATAATAAAAGTGTGATGGCTTGCGATGTGATTCGCCACCGCATTGCCTTGTTGCTGTAGCGTTCGTTGACTTTTCCGCCGACAAGATAGGTTCCAATCCCAAAAAACAAAATTAGGGTTGTGGTGATTAAACTTAGAAAGAAAGCGATTTCAATAATTCTTGACATGTTTTTAAGGATATTGTGTAATTTTGTTATGATTTCATAAAAAGTGCGTCATTTTTTCATTTTTTCTTAACGCTGTCACTTGACCATCATGCTAGAGTCACTAAATACTAAGTTAAACGACTTTGTTCCTGTGGGCAATGGTTTAATGGTCAATAAGAAAAGCTGAGAAATTGCACTGCTAGAAAACAATTTGGACAAGAGTAATCGGAGTAATCGTTCTATGAGAGCAGCTGAAATGAAGTTAATATCCGACTATGAGATGGTTGAGACGGAGGAGGCGATCGCATGCGATCCAAGGGGTTCCGTCCAAGCCTGTATCATTTTGGGCTGCGCCTGGATCTTTTATCTTTACGAATATATCCTTCGTGTTTCGCCAAGCGTTATGACGAATGAGCTGATGACGGATTTTGATGTAACGTCAACGTCACTTGGGGTGTTAGCTTCTTTTTATTATTTGGCATACGTTCCTTTGCAGATTCCGTGCGGCCTTATTGTTGATCGATTAGGCGCCAGAAAGGTTATCACTTTTTCATCTTTCTTATGTATTCTTGGATGCATTTTGTTTTCCGGTAGTGAAACATTGATGATGGCAAAGGCTGGGCGTTTTTTGATTGGGGCAGGATCTGCCTGTGCTTATTTAAGTTGTGCTAAAATTGGTGCGGAATGGTTCCATTCTGATAAATTCGCCGTTGTTGCCGGGATGACAATGATGATGGGAACATTTGGGGGAATTTCGGGTGGGCGCCCTTTTGCCATACTGCTGAACCATTATGGTTGGCGTCAGTCAATGTTAATTGCCGCTGCTGTCGGATGTTGTATTGCACTAGCGGCATGGCTGATTATTCGCGATCATCCGGACAGCCCCTCGGAAAATCGTCGTAAAAAATCTACATCCATTGATCATGCGAGTAATGGCTCCTTGTTCGGCGG is part of the Alphaproteobacteria bacterium genome and harbors:
- a CDS encoding tetratricopeptide repeat protein encodes the protein MCFLIKLACFLLIAARVGYATINQLPEDKEEGSFESKLLILRNNQELPPDFWATATDPEKIDETLRILNALPESQKIRRGRMFGFLGYNYSKSSRYYEAIISLKHALCLLTEAESELKTFYLINKNESSYFLIKDLNKERGVVYSKLGLFSFSLGNYHEACRHLWNALDLLPHDRPSDAANLWSHLGVSYHKLGDHQNAINSMEQALILLPDDSSYAKGKVWGNLGIFHAELGNYPQAIDCLNESLGLFSGPESVHKKEQTRANLKKLYTHLGINYPIQQAQNGILDSLAELRIQQKSP
- the hrcA gene encoding heat-inducible transcriptional repressor HrcA, encoding MSLTVSELSQRSLDIFRELVDAYVETGEPVGSRTLSRRPRVSLSPATIRNVMADLEDAGLLYAPHTSAGRLPTEAGLRLFVNGLLEIGDLNQQERQHIDQLCLKTGKNVSSVLEEITGLLSGLSQCAGLVMVPKAESPLKHMEFVHLGIGRALVVLISQDGVVENRLIDLPKGVTPSVLNEATNYLSARLAGCTLAEAKILIDEELSKHQADLDELTTKVVSEGIAVWAGGEQGGSLIVKGQSNLLQNVSEMTELEQIRGLFQTLETKETLYQLLDASVQAEGVQIFIGSENNLFKLSGCSLIIAPYQNSRQKIIGALGVIGPARMNYGKIIPLVDYTAKMVGRLIG
- a CDS encoding 3-hydroxyacyl-CoA dehydrogenase NAD-binding domain-containing protein, which encodes MDTGNQSLKTEHTIGIIGSGQMGSGIAQVCAASGYSVYLFDVMDGALEKARKSISSSLLKFVEKEKITDAHRDASLSRLAFTTKIADLQHCSIIIEAVPESLSIKQDIFQQIGNFANDDIIVASNTSSLSITALSNLYPHPKKFVGLHFMNPVPMIPLVEVICGADTSSQTIQIITDFAKTLGKTVVQSKDSPGFIVNRILLPTINEAIHTLADGIGSAEDIDIAMKLGANWPIGPLALADLIGLDTCLAIMNVLENGFHDKKYAPCPLLKDHVQQGKLGRKTGEGFYKYDQH
- a CDS encoding cob(I)yrinic acid a,c-diamide adenosyltransferase; the encoded protein is MVTLDRIYTKGGDTGKTSLGNQKRVSKTDPRIEAIGTVDEANAFIGFAVIHCAAPIIDIIHTIQNDLFDVGADLCVPEDPSLDHAPLRITKNHIKNIENIIDRLNATLPPLTSFVLPGGTSASAALHVARTVVRRAERRVLVLNTAINPMIIQYLNRLSDLLFVLARIANQEITNGDILWTPGTNH
- a CDS encoding twin transmembrane helix small protein, encoding MSRIIEIAFFLSLITTTLILFFGIGTYLVGGKVNERYSNKAMRWRITSQAITLLLFFALLLTKR
- a CDS encoding MFS transporter translates to MRAAEMKLISDYEMVETEEAIACDPRGSVQACIILGCAWIFYLYEYILRVSPSVMTNELMTDFDVTSTSLGVLASFYYLAYVPLQIPCGLIVDRLGARKVITFSSFLCILGCILFSGSETLMMAKAGRFLIGAGSACAYLSCAKIGAEWFHSDKFAVVAGMTMMMGTFGGISGGRPFAILLNHYGWRQSMLIAAAVGCCIALAAWLIIRDHPDSPSENRRKKSTSIDHASNGSLFGGLRLIASNPQNWLIGLYGCMMYLPLSAFAELWGVPFLMQVYDINNEIASTGTFMVFLGMALGCPLGAWLSNRFKSRIKIMSWSALGTLFVFCIVFYVPNIPWDSMLCLLFVGGLISGGQILYFAAAKEISPDNISGTTIGFTNFLVMISGFVFQPLVGRLLDLAWDGQMSIDGSPEYNISTYKIAFTAISIGLFVGWIIVQFVKETYNHTVEQV